ccgattgtgatcaactcagacaatatTGAAacattgattgacagtgtagagacatggcaaggcaccgaggatccagatgaggaaaaagcataTTATCACAGTACTGTCCTCCCTGCTTTATCAGCGTTACGTAGCAACCAATGACAGGTTGCAGCATGTAGCATAAATTACGACAGTAAAGTCAAGTTAGTGAGAGATTACTTTGAcaagctagctaacgttagttgTCATACGACCGTTGAAAGTTAACGTTAGGTGAGCTAAAACCGataacacaaaaattaacaggCTAATGTTGCCAAAGTGACACTAAAGTTTAGTCACATGTAGGCTCAAAGTTAACTTTAACTAATAAGGTAAAAAACGGTCTGCCTCCAAAAGTTACCAGAAGTGATTAGCTAGCTTAGCGTTAGCCAACGGTTATTGCTTTAACTAGCTTAACGCTGTCATGACATTAGCCAAATAAATAACGTCACTTCAACTTCAACCAGGCTGCATCAAGTTATCTTTCAGTTAGTGGAAACATTAGCAATCGTTAGCCTGTCAGTGCCAAGTAAAGTATAGTCAGCTTCTTACCCTCATATCTCATGTCAATCAAAACAAGAACATAAGGGATGTAAGTCAGGATTTTGTGAGCCACATGGTCGATGGAAACCATGGTTAGATCCGCACCAGCACTACCAATCTCCTTCCTTGTCCCACAAAGTCTATTTCAGATAATGTGTCGCTTAATTCTCAACAGTCCCATGTGTTCATTGCCTCTCGTCTCCCAGGCTCTCAGAGTGGAGCAGCACACTCAAGCGGCCGGTCGTGGGtcactgtgattggctgcaaTGTTTGGAAAACCCCGCCCACCGCTGCTGGCACCACAGAGAGGAGCCACGGCAGCATTAGCTATGTCACACATAtgcatatcgtcaccctgtttaAATGATCGCCAAACTCAAGTTTTGTAGGCAACACAAAAACTTCacaaaaagtgtaacatatgacatttattgatcattgcactcaaaaaggatgtaacaaaggatggctattgccatagtaataacactgtgtgtatgtaagtatgtaacttaagagaaataataggcaattttttgaacatgcctttgtgacttaagcaggatatggtaacactttattttgaaggtgtctacataagagtcacacaagcctgtcagaaacatgacatgacaagtatcatgagcattaatgttacttcaaagtgtcattaatgttcatgacacatcctatgtcatgtttatgacacgctcatgtcactcttatgttgACACCTtccaaataaagtgttaccatatgcTTAAGCCACAAAGGCATgatcaaaaaattgcctaagtcacattttattttgatttaggcataatgaatacacttaagtcacacacttgacataggccattatcttaaaggggtaaaatcacatgatctgatcaactgaggatgtaggcgattttaccataggtggccggcgtcatgaggagatgatttaggcaaaaaaaaaattagccaaaacattttttttccaacaacaAGCAAGGTGGATCCTCCCCAGCCAACAAAGAGGCCAACACCCAATTCAAACCTggtaataaatacatgaataacaTACAGATGTACAATTCTTCCTTCATATAATAATCTGGCATATGTTGATCAATGAAAATTGTACATACTTCTGTTCTTTGTAGTTCGTCATCACCGCGTGTCAGCatatgcatgtgtctgtgtagtTTTGTCACTCTATATATTTGGGGTCTCACTCACACTATGGGGTCCCAAAAATGTTGTGGGGACAAACGAATCCCCTTTGAAATTTCCTAGTTTGCTGCATTGATTTATCATAAAATGTGTTATGTTCCaagcacagacaaacacaatgtgctgaACTTCATACCactcaaacattttcaaactttcttgaacacatccatgaaacattcttagtgctggtggaaaagtaagtgaacccttagGCTAAGGACATGaggtgtgtatgtatgtgagtGAGAATGTGTGTTGGTGCATCAtgtataaaattaccaaaaatgaatataaaagaTGATTCTAGTGTCGAATATAGTATGACATAGTATACTTTGAATAATGCTGCTTTTGATGAAAATATTCAGATGATTAACTTAAGTAGTCCTGCATCCTTAAAATTTTACTTACGTAAAGTATGTACTCCCTGTCAGGATTACTATACTGAATCATATCTTAATGTATTATCATTTAAGCAGTATTGTAATGTCAATGTTTATCAAAGTAGAGCTAATTTGAACTGCTTTTTATACTTCTATAGTTTAATCTATAACCATGCACATATATATAATGGATATTAAGTAAAATAAGCAAATAAGTACCTTAGTTAATTAGATAACCTACTACTGACATCCATGTGTAACTAGGAAGAATTcatatattaattaaaacattttttattgcaaatttcAAAAATATCAGACAGGCTTCAAACATATTGAACTAGAGATGCATAGTTTACATGTTAAAGGGGCAGTGTGTAATTACTGGCTACATTCTACAAAAAACAGGGGGCAGCATTTCACTATGCAAAAGAATTTCAGGATTGATGAGAAACACTGTGTACAAAAGTTTTATGCAGGGCTGTATCTACTTCTTCATTCTCTCTGAGGGCAGACTGGACACAAGAGTGACTTCCTATTGCCTCTCGAGGCACAGGTGGTATTACAGACAGGAAGGCCTGGGGCTAGCTGGGAAGCATGCTAACTTCAGTAGCTATCTCTACAACAACATGAAGATGACTTAACTTTTTGATGACTTTAAGTTCTGGCCATATCTTACACATTGCACCATTAAGTCAACATGACATCAAGTTATTAGTTGCTTCTGTGGTAATGTCCCATTTATAGAGTGTTATATCTACATTTCTATTAAAAGGAATGTCTACAACAACAGGGAAACGTAACTAAGTAATTAATATACATATTATGGGACACAGagccattgttaatgttattGATAAAACCcagtgttttttccttttatggCCATTCAAAATGTCTGGTGTGAAAAATGTCCCTTTCTAAAAGATAAAGTACTTAGCAATGGTTTTACAATcgcatttctaaaaaaaattgggactctgtgtaaaacataaataaaaacagaatgcattcaATTCAGAATTCAATGTATGTATGCTTACAATAACAAGAATGTATCGTTATCATCCCAATAATCAGTCTttatacagttttcaattgaatatatcaCAAAATATTAGCCAAGGACAGAAACACTTTTTCCATCTTTGAAAAGAGGTCACACATATGCATTTGTAGCTGAGGTCTTGGTGGTAGCGGTGATCCCAGAGATGCTACTGGCTCTGCTGCCACTGGTTGTCCTTGATTTTCTGCTGTCGGTACTCTCTGTACGAACTGAAGACACAATGCTCTTTTGTATCGGAACAACTTTGTAGGCATCAGGGTACTGGTAGTCAGGAAATCTTTTTGAGCTGTGAGGTTCAGATTCAAGAAATAGTGATGGTTACTTTCTTGTAAATAATAGAAATGCTGAAAAGAATAGTGATACAATGGCAGCATTTTACCTTGACTGGCACCCTTCCCTCCCTGCAAAGATACTGAAAATAAGGCCTCCAACAACAAGCAAGGTGGATCCTCCCCAGCCAACAAAGAGGCCAACACCCAATTCAAACCTggtaataaatacatgaataacaTACAGATGTACAATTCTTCTTTCATATAATAATCTGGCATATGCTGATCAATGAAACatggtgtgtttttgtagtATATTTTAACCATGTTATTTGAAAATTGTACATACTTCTGTTCTTTGTAGTTTGGGTCGTCAAATTCTGATCTAATTCTGTTTCCAAAATAGGAGAAAGAAACCATAGCACACATCCCTGAAACAAAAGGCACATATTCATTTTAAGATCTATCATATAGTGTATTGCAATGTGACTTCTTTCAAATAAATCTGTGTAATGTCTTACCTCCGATAAGGTAGTTCATCCCCCCAGCAAAGGTTACTCTTGCATTAGCAATCTCTGACCCCCCAAGCTTAGTACACTTCATTCCCACTAAAACCAGAATTGATCCAAAGAAAGACAGGATGATAGAGATGATGATGAGAGCCCGGCACATGTGAATGTCCCCTGTCCAAGAAGAGCAAAACAATGTTGTGCATACAATACAAGAtgtggtaaaagaaaaaaaaaaacactgttattacactgtaataaattattctgtagtcatttaattttacttaatatatttgatgaaatgtattaaatataaatgcgtccttgattttgagacagttgtttaagtacatttaatataaaaatgtttcagaTAAAATCTActtctttatgtgtatgtaattctaaatcaagagaattttgaattaatccaacataataaaattagtcagtttttaattgacaggcacttcctgttgagttgttattaactcaacttgtaacgtagttagatttaattaaaaacattgcctgcaatctgttgcctcaattttattgagtagctattgtttatctttttttacagagtattattatcattgtgcCTTCTGCTGAAATACATTATACTTACAGTTCAGTGCAAGCATTGATGGGATTCCCTTGCAATCAGATACTCCAGTTGAGTCAGATATGCAATCCTTCCACAGGTTGGAGAAGTAGTTTGAAGTTGTCAAGACTATGCTGCCCACCTCAGACCATGTCCAGATCTCAGTGGGCATGGTGGAACACACCAGGATCCATCCAGCAACACAGACAACAAAGCAGCCGATCTCCATGTACATCACCACGGTCCTGTAACTCATGCTTGCCCTGAAGCAGAAACTATAGACAGAGGAAAAGCAAAGCCGAGCAACGGCACCAACAGCTCCTTAGCACAAACTGCAGGGCACctgtgtgtctgctgctgtGGAAAACACACACTTCAGCCCGGAGGAAATGGTTTGTGTACATCATCACATGTTTTGCTTTTGATTCCATTGTTTTGTGACGGTCATTTTGGCAATGTGTTTGTTATTGGTATAAACACATGGGCTTACCAGTATGGGTTCAGTGTTACCTACCAGTTAGCTCAAGGCTAAAAATGTGAACAGGGAAATGGCACTCACATGAAACTGGGTAAAGGTCACATAATTCAGTGGAAAAAGATGTACAAATGATGAAACTCTTAtgttacatatatattatgatGAAAGAATTGATCATTTGCATCAGACTGGAAGGTGTTACGAAGTCATATCAAAGACTTTAGGTATCCACCAGTCCACAGTTTTACAATTTGTCTGCAAATGGAGACGATTAAGTACTGGGGCTGGTCTCCCTAGAAGTGGGCACCCAGCCAAGATGACTCCACAGGAGTCAGAATGCTGAGTGagggaaaacagacaaaatactagtaactccaagtcaatcacacttctgtgaaatcaaactgtccTTGAATGTGTGGTATCACTAATTGacggcatgatttccaatttaattgattcatgttaaagcgttggcacatttaatttaattaaaatgaaaaatgaaaaaaaaaagaaattcataaataaatacataaatatgatggAAATTTCACTgtgatgtattttattgaacttaagaaaagaagacaacacaaccatgccaacatgtcagcactgaaatgtgcaaTCTTTGTAAAATCGTCGcaagtaggacttaagaacaaatttgttctgaagaacggttcgtgaatgaggcccattgttttTTTGGGACTTAGATACAGatcatatcacatttttatgacaattTAATGCATACAACTGAGGATTCTGAGGATTTGTAGGTCCTTCTCCCAAAACATGACATTGCTGTAAAACAAAAGCCAAAATAAACACTGTGGTATGAACTCAGCAATCAATGGAAAAAGGGTGATGATGGATGAATTTGACTCAGCAGACTTTAACAGCGTGAAATGACGATGACGATtcaaaagatgaaaacaaatcaGGGGTCCTTTAAATATGGGAACTACTATAATGAAGGGCAAATTTGGTTGTGGTTATGATGACATCAAGATATAATGAGGGCAAAACATTTGTCATTTCCCATcataaatgttttggttttggacCCACTGCCAGCAAAATACAGCTGTTTTGACAAGGAGCAGTCTCTCGTAGGTCTCTAATGCTCTTttcccatgaaatgattgtgacagtgtgatttgttcttgacagataaagtgtctatcttctcaaaacttttgtaatCAATATCTTCCAACCAtatcacaaaaaaattaaaccacaattaacagaggattgtgtctgaaaacaaaattattccaactacatgggcaactgtgtataaataatatataaataaataataactatgttttattttcacatttttaggGTGTGCATACTTAAATTATTTCATGATAGTAatagatgatgatgatattattgttgatgatgattattattattattattattattatta
This sequence is a window from Centropristis striata isolate RG_2023a ecotype Rhode Island chromosome 10, C.striata_1.0, whole genome shotgun sequence. Protein-coding genes within it:
- the LOC131979090 gene encoding claudin-10-like, which gives rise to MSYRTVVMYMEIGCFVVCVAGWILVCSTMPTEIWTWSEVGSIVLTTSNYFSNLWKDCISDSTGVSDCKGIPSMLALNWDIHMCRALIIISIILSFFGSILVLVGMKCTKLGGSEIANARVTFAGGMNYLIGGMCAMVSFSYFGNRIRSEFDDPNYKEQKFELGVGLFVGWGGSTLLVVGGLIFSIFAGREGCQSSSKRFPDYQYPDAYKVVPIQKSIVSSVRTESTDSRKSRTTSGSRASSISGITATTKTSATNAYV